In the Orcinus orca chromosome 19, mOrcOrc1.1, whole genome shotgun sequence genome, CATTCCCTACCAGTTGTAAGCGACTCTCggatggggggcggggctgggcctTCCCACCAGACTGACAAGCATTTGGACCAATCACCGGAGCCCTTCCCAGCGTCCTCGGGTTCCCCTGTAGCCAGGAGGATTGACTGGCGGAACCTGGTGTGACCTTCCTGGTAAAGTGGCCGCTCAGTTCAATGACTTCTCGGCCAGGCCTTTGAATCCTGCTCGGTATGAGCAACCCCACTGCTTCCCTCCGTCTACCCCCTACCCCTGCCAAACCCGGTTGCGGGCTTGAAGCTGTCCGAACCTGCCCGATAGTCTCCATGCTCTTCGCTCCCCCTAGCGTCAGGTCTCTCCTTCTAACTCCTGCACCCCAGTCTCGTGTCTTCATTTTCTCCCCCTTCTTCAAACCCAGAAGGTGGGGCCAGCTTTGGGTCTGCCTGGTCTCTGTAGCTCCTGGTCTAGCAGTCTGGCACACGTGCTGAGTAATTATCCATCGGAGCTTTTCCCGATATTTACTCTGGATGGCATCTCTCCTGTTTGGAACCTATTTGCTTAGGAAAATTTTCCCctgaaaaagttatatatatatatatatatatatatatatatatatttaattagaagaaaagagaaattcaaaCAATACAAGCATATATAGTGAAAAGTAAGTTTCCCTCTCATCCCTAACTCCCAGTTTCACTTCCCAGATTTTCCAGAGGCATTCCCTACGTATCAAAACGTGTGTGTTTTCTAAGTCACTTTAAACAAAGCCCCTTTCTGATGGCCCTCACTTACGTCTGTCTCCTTTTTCTGATCCCTGgctgctcaaagtgtggtccacagaccgGCAGTGTTGGCATCATCTGGAagcttgttagagatgcaaaATGCTGGGCCGTAGCCCAGACCCACTGGATCACAATGTGCACTTTAGCAAGACTCCCAGGTGATTCAGCTGCATATTAAAGTTTGGGGAGACTGCTCTCATAAATCTCCCCTCTCTGGGGTCCAAGCCAGGCAGGACTTGGTCTCACTCCTGTCTGCATTCCCTCATGCCCAGCAGAGGCTCCGTCAACCTGGGCTGAATTGTTCTAAGTTAGATTCAGCCTGACTTCAGGTGGGGGACCagagctgggagaggactgggctgAGCACTTGGTaccctctcctgcctccccagcctgAAGAATGAGGTGGTCCCTACATGTCCCACCATCCGTAGCAACGTGGAGAAGATTGTTTTGCAAAAGACCCACTTCTTCATGGGGGACATAGGAGGAGAGGAGGCTCTGCGCTCCGCTTGGAACACATACTCCTCCAATGCTGAGGTGAGGAGGGTGCCTGGGCTTGGAGGAGCTGTGTGATATTAGccagtcactcaacctctctgagccttggttgtCCCATTGTGAGATGGAGACCATAATAATGACCTCCCtgggttgtgaaaattaaataataaaacaagagcTAATTCAGATGTGTCAAATACTTAACGCAGcgcaaagcccattaaaattcTTGAATACTTCCTGGCAGCTTTGTCTGCTTGCTGGCAGTTTTCTGATGGATGCCTTGGATGGGGCAGGCCCTTTGTCCCTGGGGGCCTTACTTTCTCATTCCGGCAGCAGCAGAATCCAGTGGTTTCATTCCTGGAATGAGAGCTGATTTCAAGCTCCAGTACTGCTACTCATAGGCTGTGTGGCCAAGGGCAAGATACATCACCTCCCTGACCCTCAGTCTCGTAGTTTGTAAATGGGCATAGTAACAGTTCCAGTTCCACGGGGTTGTGATGAGGCCTAAATGGAGTCATGAAGGCCCAGTGCTTGGCATAACCTCTGGCACACAATCAGAAGCTGTGCTCAGTCCACCCTGGGTCTGGATAGAAAAGGGAATTCAAATGGGACTAGGGCAGTGAGGTCTTGAGAATgcacagtttgttttctgtgggaCTCACATCAAGGCAGAGTGCAGTGAGCAAAGAGACATGTTCATTGAAGGGAAAGCCCATCACTCACAACTCGCCTTTGCTGGTCAGTTCATCATACTTGTGATTGACAGCACGGCCCGGGATCGACTGCTGACCACGCTGTAGGAGCTGTGTAAGATGCTGGCCCATGAGGTAAGACCCCTGCAGTTGGGAGAGGACCCGGtgtactagctctgtgacctcagtctactcacttagcctctctgagcgtTATTCCTAATGCCCCAGTCTCTGAGAACCTCCATCCCAGCAGCTTGGGCGGGGCGAGATTATCCGAGATGAAGGGCAATAACATCCTCAGCACAACTGATCACAGAAGCCAGAGTTGCAAGTTCAGGTTCTGACCCCACTTCTCACGCATTGTGGGACCCCagacaagttacttcacctctctaatCCTCAATTTTCCCAAGTATAAACGGAGAGGACCATCAAATTCCTACCTCACGAGATCATTGTAAGGATACTATGAGCTGGCTGAAAGGCATTCCAGGAGCTGTCGGTGTCACTGGATGTGGTTGTTAGTGTTGGGCAggacctccatccccaccccacctgggAAAGCAGGGGAGGTAGGGAGGACTCATGGGGCCATAGGAAGGGGGGCTGGATCCTGGCAGGCTGACTGGGGCTGGGTTCCTCTGTCCACAGGCTCTGTGAGATGCTTCTGTCCTGATCTTTGCCAATAAGCAGGACGTGAAGGACTCCATGACCACCGTGGAGATCTCCCAATTCCTCACCCTTAGTGCCATGAAAGACCACCCGTGGCACACGGCACACACAGGGCTGCTGTGCCCTCACCGGGGAAAGGTTAATGGCTGTCCCACCTGGACCTCCAGGGCTTGGCCTAACCAGTGGTGCTGACGACTGACCATCAGAACcttctcctgtctctctcttGTCAGAATCTGGCTCACAGTTAGCTCCTGGGTCAAGACAGCTGAGCATCTACCCATGGTTAAGATGCTGTGGGTAAGCAGTGAGCAAGACAGGACAGGGTCCCTGCTCTCTAGGGGTTTGTTCTAGTGGGGAGAGAGGTGACACTCCACCTGAACACAAACATGTTAGGTACTGAGAAGTGCTTGAA is a window encoding:
- the ARL5C gene encoding LOW QUALITY PROTEIN: putative ADP-ribosylation factor-like protein 5C (The sequence of the model RefSeq protein was modified relative to this genomic sequence to represent the inferred CDS: deleted 1 base in 1 codon; substituted 2 bases at 2 genomic stop codons); translated protein: MGQLIGKLMSICGKQEHRVIIVGLDNAGKTSIPYQFLKNEVVPTCPTIRSNVEKIVLQKTHFFMGDIGGEEALRSAWNTYSSNAEFIILVIDSTARDRLLTTLXELCKMLAHEALXDASVLIFANKQDVKDSMTTVEISQFLTLSAMKDHPWTRHTQGCCALTGERLPAGFQCMQSWATVN